A window of Hydrogenophilus thermoluteolus genomic DNA:
GCAAGGGTCAGCAGCTGCATGAACTCGGCACGCGACACCCCTTGCCCTTCTGCCGTACCCTGGATTTCGATGAGTTCCTGACGCGCGTTCATCACCACGTTCATATCGAACGTACAGCGGAAGTCTTCCTCATATGCCAGGTCGAGCAGACGCGCCCCCGCAACGACCCCCACCGAGACCGCGGCGATCTGCGCAACCAGGGGGGACGAGGGTAGCACCGCCTCGCGCACCAGACGGTCGCACGCGAGCGCCAACGCCACCCAGCCCCCGGTGATCGCCGCGCAGCGGGTCCCGCCATCGGCTTGCAACACGTCGCAATCGAGAACGATCTGCCGCGGCCCCAAGCGGTCGAGATCGACCGCCATCCGCAGACTCCGTCCGATCAACCGTTGTATCTCTTGGGTACGCCCGCTTTGTTTGCCGCGTACCGCTTCGCGCTCACTGCGGGTGTGCGTCGCGCGCGGCAACATCCCATACTCCGCGGTGACCCAACCGCCGCCACTCTCTTTGCGATGCGGCGGCACGCGCGCCTCGACGCTTGCCGTGCACAGCACTCGGGTATTGCCCAGCGCGATCAACGCCGAACCTTCGGCATAAGGCGCGACCCCTGGGGTAATGGTGACAGGCCGTAACACATCCGCAGCGCGGCCATCGACACGCTCGCTCATCGGTTCCTCCGGAATTTTTCGATCGTTTCGTTGATCTCCTGAATTGCCCGATCGACTTCGTCGTCGGACAACACGAGATCGCTCGGCACCGCGTCGTCCATCTCGGAAAAAATCGAGGTCACCACCCCCGCGGTGGTCTCGGTCAATACGGCATCGAGCGATTCGTGCGCGGTTTCCAGCCACCGCATCGTCAAGAGCGTCACATTGTCGGAATGGCCCATCGCGCGGGTCACCGCCTCTTCGACCAGCGCTTTGGTTGCCCACTCCAGGTTGGGCACAGAGAGGCGCTTCGCGATCTCTTCGTCGTCCACTTGCCCCCACAACCCGTCGGAGCAGAGGGCGACGACATCGTTGTGCTGCAACGTGACGCGCCGCGTGAATTCGACCCGCGGCACCTCTTCACCGCCGATCGACGCCAGCAGCCGGTTGCGCGACGGGTGGTACCGCAGATCCGCTTCGGTCAAGAGCCCTTGCTGCAGTAAGAGCTGCGCTTGGGAGTGGTCGGTCGTGCGCAGCGTCACCCGCCCGTTACGCAGATGGTAGAGGCGCGAATCACCGACGTGGGCGATCCACAGCTGCCCATTTTGCACCAACGCGGCAACCAGCGTTGTCCTCGGTTGCTGATCGCTACCGGCGCGATCGCCGGCAACGAGCGCATTCACCGCGAAATGGGCTTCGATGAACGCGTGGGCCAAAAAAGCCGCGGGATCATCGACCGTGGGCTTTGCCGCAAGCGAGAAGGCTTTGGCCAAAACCTGTACCGCGACCTCTGCGGCACGGTCACCCGAGACATGCCCCCCCATCCCGTCGGCGACCATCATGAGGAGTGCGTCGCGGGAGTAAGCATAACCAGCCCGGTCTTCGTTTTTGCGGCGATCGCCCACCGAGGTCGCCTGGAAAATGGCAAACCGCATCCTCTTTCCCCTATTCGCCGCCCACCACGAGCGTACTCGTTCGCGTCAATTGGTAGGTACTTTCAGCGATCCGTTTATAGACTTGATAGGCGCTCTGCGGCCGGTTCGCGACATCGAGCGCCAAAAGTTGCGCGGTCAAGTCCAAAAGCTCTGCGCTATAAACTCCTTGCAGTTCGGCCAACTTACACGGCACCGGGTCTGCGGTCTGGCGCTCCTCGGCGCGCGGCGGCGAACTGCCCGTCATGCACGCATAGACGATCCCACCCAACGCGTAGAGATCGGTCCACGGGCCGATCGCCTCTTTTTTCGCTTCCAGCTGTTCGGGCGGCGCGTACCCCGGTGTGAACATCGTCCGCACCCAAGCGATCTCGTGCGCGATCCCTTGCCGCGCCGAACCGAAATCGATCAGCACCGGATCTCCCCCCTGGCGCAACAAAATATTGGCGGGCTTGAGGTCGAGGTGGAGCAGTTTGTGCGCATGAATCTCTCGCAACGCTTTGAGCAGCCGAATGAGCAGCACGCGAATAAACGTCTCACGCAATCGCCCGCGCTTACGGCGGATGTAGTCGTGTAAACTCGCCCCTTCCTCGAACGCCATCGCCAGAAAGACCGTCTCGAACGCGCGAAAGAGGCTATAGACCCGCACGATGTTGGGATGCCCGATCTGCCCCAACGTTCGCCCCTCGTCGAAAAAACATTTCAAGCCGAAGTAAAACGCCTTCTCTTTTCCTGGCAAAACGGTCGGCTCGACCTCTTTGGCGTGGCGCACGACCATCTCGTGCGGGAAAAACTCTTTGAGCGCGTAGGTCTGCCCGTCCATTCCCGTAACCCGATAGACGAATGAAAAGCCCCCGCGCGCCACGAGCGATCGGATCCGGTAACCCTCCACCAACCATCCGACGGGCAACGGAACGTTCGGCGCACTTTCAGCCATGGTGGGCAGCGTGTACAATTCCCATCATCGCATTATAACGAGCCAGCCGATGATCCACAGCATGACCGCGTTCGCGGCGAAGCGCATCGCGCTTGGCCCCGCTGCTGAAGCCACGTGGGAGCTCAGAAGCGTCAACAATCGCTTCCTCGACCTCTCCTTTCGCCTCTCCGACCCGTGGCGGCCTTTGGAGCCGGAATTGCGCCAGCGCCTTGCCGGACGAATCAAACGGGGCAAAGTCGAAGTGCGTCTACAACTCCAACACACCGCGGAAAGCCCTCCGCCCGCTGTCGACCCAAAAGCATTGGCGGCCTTGGCGCAGCTCCAAGCAACCATTCGCGACCACTTTCCCGACGCGCCGCCCCTCTCTGTCGGCGAAATCGCGCAATGGCCCGGGGTGCTCTCAGGTGATGCCGACGACACCGAAGCCCAACGTGCGGCGCTCCTTGCCGCGTTCGACGCCGCAGTGGACGAACTCATCGCCCACCGCGCCCGTGAAGGGGCGCAATTGGCTGCAGCGCTCGAAACGCGCGCCCAGCAACTCCGCGAATGGGTCCGCGAAGCGCGCCGTCTCGCCCCCGAAGCGCACGCCCGCTACGCCGCGCAACTCTCTGCAGCGCTTGCCCAGATCACCACGCCCGAGACCGAGGATCGCATCCGCCAAGAGGTAGCACTCTACGCCCAGAAAGTCGACGTCGCCGAAGAGCTCGATCGCTTGGACGCCCACCTCGACGAACTCGCCCATACGCTTACCCGCGACGGCCCCGTCGGGAAACGGCTCGACTTCTTGATGCAGGAGTTCCACCGCGAAGCCAACACCCTCTCGGCGAAAGCAGCACACCCGGACCTCACCCGCATCGCGCTGGAAATGAAGGTATTGATCGAACAGATGCGCGAACAGGTGCAAAATATCGAGTGACCCTCAGATGAACACGACTACAAACCCAACCG
This region includes:
- the rph gene encoding ribonuclease PH, giving the protein MSERVDGRAADVLRPVTITPGVAPYAEGSALIALGNTRVLCTASVEARVPPHRKESGGGWVTAEYGMLPRATHTRSEREAVRGKQSGRTQEIQRLIGRSLRMAVDLDRLGPRQIVLDCDVLQADGGTRCAAITGGWVALALACDRLVREAVLPSSPLVAQIAAVSVGVVAGARLLDLAYEEDFRCTFDMNVVMNARQELIEIQGTAEGQGVSRAEFMQLLTLAEHGIEGLIAAQRAALQAAGVALAEECGRW
- a CDS encoding PP2C family protein-serine/threonine phosphatase, whose protein sequence is MRFAIFQATSVGDRRKNEDRAGYAYSRDALLMMVADGMGGHVSGDRAAEVAVQVLAKAFSLAAKPTVDDPAAFLAHAFIEAHFAVNALVAGDRAGSDQQPRTTLVAALVQNGQLWIAHVGDSRLYHLRNGRVTLRTTDHSQAQLLLQQGLLTEADLRYHPSRNRLLASIGGEEVPRVEFTRRVTLQHNDVVALCSDGLWGQVDDEEIAKRLSVPNLEWATKALVEEAVTRAMGHSDNVTLLTMRWLETAHESLDAVLTETTAGVVTSIFSEMDDAVPSDLVLSDDEVDRAIQEINETIEKFRRNR
- a CDS encoding serine/threonine protein kinase, whose translation is MAESAPNVPLPVGWLVEGYRIRSLVARGGFSFVYRVTGMDGQTYALKEFFPHEMVVRHAKEVEPTVLPGKEKAFYFGLKCFFDEGRTLGQIGHPNIVRVYSLFRAFETVFLAMAFEEGASLHDYIRRKRGRLRETFIRVLLIRLLKALREIHAHKLLHLDLKPANILLRQGGDPVLIDFGSARQGIAHEIAWVRTMFTPGYAPPEQLEAKKEAIGPWTDLYALGGIVYACMTGSSPPRAEERQTADPVPCKLAELQGVYSAELLDLTAQLLALDVANRPQSAYQVYKRIAESTYQLTRTSTLVVGGE
- a CDS encoding YicC/YloC family endoribonuclease, whose product is MIHSMTAFAAKRIALGPAAEATWELRSVNNRFLDLSFRLSDPWRPLEPELRQRLAGRIKRGKVEVRLQLQHTAESPPPAVDPKALAALAQLQATIRDHFPDAPPLSVGEIAQWPGVLSGDADDTEAQRAALLAAFDAAVDELIAHRAREGAQLAAALETRAQQLREWVREARRLAPEAHARYAAQLSAALAQITTPETEDRIRQEVALYAQKVDVAEELDRLDAHLDELAHTLTRDGPVGKRLDFLMQEFHREANTLSAKAAHPDLTRIALEMKVLIEQMREQVQNIE